The Pasteurella multocida genome contains a region encoding:
- the fis gene encoding DNA-binding transcriptional regulator Fis has translation MLEQQRNPADALTVSVLNSQSQVTNKPLRDSVKQALRNYLSQLDGQDVNELYELVLAEVEHPMLDMVMQYTRGNQTRAATMLGINRGTLRKKLKKYGMGGPL, from the coding sequence ATGTTAGAACAACAACGTAATCCTGCTGATGCACTAACTGTATCAGTGTTAAATTCACAATCTCAAGTCACAAATAAACCATTGCGTGATTCTGTGAAACAAGCATTGAGAAATTATTTGTCGCAGTTAGATGGCCAAGATGTCAATGAGCTTTATGAATTAGTATTAGCAGAAGTTGAGCATCCTATGTTAGATATGGTTATGCAATATACACGTGGAAATCAAACTCGTGCAGCGACAATGTTAGGGATTAACCGTGGCACTTTACGTAAGAAATTAAAAAAGTACGGTATGGGTGGACCATTGTAG
- the purL gene encoding phosphoribosylformylglycinamidine synthase: MLQIFRGSPALSEFRLNQLAVRFQKANLPVSACYAEYIHFADLSEPLTEDESAKLDQLLHYGPTLAEHDPVGHCFIVIPRIGTISSWSSKATDIAHNCGLNKVNRLERGLAFYFEFDRMLLSEEQQRLVSHIHDRMLEGIIHTPEEAKVLFDQQAPKPFTTVDILSGGRQALENANVELGLALAEDEIDYLVENFTALGRNPNDIELYMFAQANSEHCRHKIFNADWIIDGEKQEKSLFKMIKNTFEKTPDHVLSAYKDNAAVMEGSKVGRFFPDQDGQYRYHNEDAHILMKVETHNHPTAISPFPGAATGSGGEIRDEGATGRGAKPKAGLVGFSVSNLVIPGFEQPWENPVSKPNRIASALDIMIEGPLGGAAFNNEFGRPALLGYFRTYEEKVNSFAGEEVRGYHKPIMLAGGIGNIRAEHVQKGEIPVGAKLIVLGGPAMNIGLGGGAASSMASGKSKEDLDFASVQRDNPEMERRCQEVIDRCWQLGEDNPILFIHDVGAGGLSNAMPELVHDGGRGGKFELRKILSDERGMSPLEIWCNESQERYVLAVAPEKLELFTALCERERAPFAVIGEATEQKHLTLHDDHFDNNPIDLPMNVLLGKTPKMTRDVKSKTVEGSALDHSQIDLKEAFHRVLRLPVVAEKTFLITIGDRSVTGMVARDQMVGPWQIPVADCAVTTASLDSYHGEAMSMGERAPVALLDFAASARLAVAESITNIAATNIGDIKRIKLSANWMSAAGHEGEDAGLYQAVKAVGEELCPQLGLTIPVGKDSMSMKTTWHENGEQKTVTAPLSLVISAFARVEDVRKTVTPQLRTDKGHSRLLLIDLGEGKNRLGATALAQVYKQLGDKPADVVNVENLKNFFNAMQALVAEQKLLAYHDRSDGGLIATLAEMAFAGNCGLSIHISALGDNDLAVLFNEELGAVIQVRESDLSYVRDVLSQHGLIHLTKELGEVTTEDRIEISRGTKLLFSQKRSELRGIWAELTHQMQRLRDNPECADQEFEAKKDPENKGFSAHLTYDINEDIAAPYIATGKKPRIAILREQGVNSHYEMAAAFDRAGFEAIDVHMSDLHNARHHLKDFNALVACGGFSYGDVLGAGGGWAKSILFNPMLREQFSEFFANPNTLTLGVCNGCQMVSNLAEIIPGTEAWPRFVRNKSERFEARAALVRINETNSLWFQSMAGSHMPIAVSHGEGQVEFKHPEQLANLQAQNLVIAQYIDNNLKPTEVYPANPNGSVLGITAIGNADGRVAIMMPHPERVFRTVSNSWHPEDWSEDGAWMRLFRNARVSLK, translated from the coding sequence ATGTTACAAATTTTTCGTGGTTCTCCCGCACTTTCTGAATTTCGTTTAAATCAACTTGCTGTGCGTTTTCAAAAAGCCAATCTTCCCGTGAGCGCGTGTTATGCGGAATATATTCATTTTGCTGACTTATCTGAACCCTTAACAGAAGATGAAAGCGCAAAATTAGACCAACTATTACACTATGGTCCCACTCTTGCGGAGCATGATCCTGTTGGTCACTGTTTTATCGTGATTCCGCGTATTGGCACTATTTCATCTTGGTCATCTAAAGCAACCGATATTGCGCACAACTGTGGCTTAAACAAAGTGAATCGTTTAGAGCGTGGATTAGCATTTTATTTTGAATTTGACCGCATGTTATTGTCTGAAGAGCAACAACGCTTGGTTTCACACATTCATGACCGAATGTTAGAAGGCATCATTCATACCCCTGAAGAAGCCAAAGTGCTGTTCGACCAACAAGCACCAAAACCATTTACTACTGTTGATATTTTGAGCGGTGGGCGTCAAGCGTTAGAAAATGCAAACGTGGAATTAGGTCTGGCGCTCGCAGAAGATGAAATTGATTATTTAGTCGAAAATTTCACCGCACTAGGTCGCAACCCAAATGACATCGAACTGTATATGTTCGCACAGGCAAACTCTGAACACTGCCGTCATAAAATTTTTAATGCGGATTGGATCATTGATGGCGAAAAACAAGAAAAATCCTTGTTTAAAATGATTAAAAATACCTTTGAGAAAACCCCAGATCACGTACTTTCAGCCTATAAAGATAACGCGGCGGTGATGGAAGGTTCAAAAGTGGGACGATTCTTCCCGGATCAAGATGGGCAATATCGCTATCACAATGAAGATGCGCATATCTTAATGAAAGTGGAAACTCACAACCACCCAACTGCGATTTCGCCCTTCCCAGGCGCGGCAACCGGTTCTGGTGGTGAGATCCGTGATGAGGGCGCAACCGGTCGTGGTGCGAAACCAAAAGCCGGTTTAGTGGGCTTCTCGGTGTCTAACTTAGTGATTCCAGGTTTTGAACAACCTTGGGAAAATCCAGTGTCGAAACCTAATCGTATTGCTTCAGCACTCGATATTATGATCGAAGGACCTTTAGGCGGTGCAGCATTTAACAATGAATTTGGTCGCCCAGCGTTATTAGGTTATTTCCGTACTTATGAAGAAAAAGTCAATAGCTTTGCGGGTGAAGAAGTACGTGGTTACCATAAACCGATCATGTTAGCGGGTGGGATTGGCAATATCCGTGCAGAACATGTACAAAAAGGCGAAATTCCTGTCGGGGCAAAACTGATTGTATTAGGTGGACCTGCCATGAACATCGGTTTAGGCGGTGGAGCAGCTTCTTCTATGGCTTCGGGTAAATCAAAAGAAGATTTAGATTTTGCCTCGGTACAACGGGATAACCCAGAAATGGAACGTCGTTGCCAAGAAGTGATCGACCGTTGCTGGCAGTTAGGTGAGGACAACCCAATTCTCTTTATTCACGATGTGGGGGCAGGTGGTTTATCCAATGCGATGCCAGAACTCGTACATGATGGCGGTCGTGGCGGGAAATTTGAACTACGCAAGATCTTAAGTGATGAGCGTGGTATGAGCCCATTAGAAATTTGGTGTAACGAATCGCAAGAACGTTATGTGTTAGCAGTTGCGCCAGAAAAACTCGAATTATTTACCGCACTTTGTGAACGTGAACGTGCGCCCTTTGCGGTGATTGGTGAAGCCACCGAGCAAAAGCATTTAACCTTACACGATGATCATTTCGACAATAACCCAATCGATTTACCGATGAACGTGTTGTTGGGTAAAACGCCAAAAATGACCCGTGATGTGAAATCAAAAACGGTAGAAGGTAGCGCTTTAGATCACTCTCAAATTGACTTAAAAGAAGCGTTTCACCGTGTGTTACGCTTACCTGTGGTGGCAGAAAAAACCTTCTTAATTACCATTGGTGACCGTTCTGTGACCGGTATGGTGGCACGGGATCAAATGGTCGGTCCATGGCAAATTCCTGTGGCAGACTGTGCAGTCACTACAGCAAGTTTAGACAGCTATCACGGTGAAGCCATGTCAATGGGTGAACGTGCGCCTGTGGCATTATTAGATTTTGCCGCGTCTGCGCGTTTAGCGGTAGCAGAATCGATTACCAATATCGCAGCAACGAACATTGGTGATATTAAACGTATTAAATTATCAGCGAACTGGATGTCAGCAGCAGGTCACGAAGGCGAAGATGCAGGCTTATATCAAGCGGTGAAAGCCGTCGGTGAAGAGCTTTGTCCACAACTTGGCTTAACTATTCCTGTGGGCAAGGACTCCATGTCAATGAAAACCACGTGGCACGAAAACGGTGAACAAAAAACCGTGACGGCGCCATTATCTTTAGTGATTAGTGCTTTTGCACGTGTGGAAGATGTACGCAAAACAGTCACGCCACAATTACGCACCGACAAAGGACACAGTCGCTTATTATTAATTGACTTAGGCGAAGGCAAAAATCGCTTAGGTGCGACCGCACTTGCGCAAGTGTATAAACAACTTGGTGATAAACCTGCGGATGTGGTGAACGTTGAAAACTTGAAAAACTTCTTTAATGCCATGCAAGCCTTGGTAGCAGAGCAAAAACTCTTAGCTTACCACGACCGTTCAGACGGCGGTTTAATTGCCACCCTTGCCGAAATGGCGTTTGCGGGTAACTGTGGTTTATCGATCCATATCAGTGCATTAGGCGATAACGATCTTGCCGTGTTATTCAATGAAGAATTAGGCGCGGTGATTCAAGTGCGTGAGAGCGATTTAAGCTATGTACGTGATGTGTTATCACAACATGGTTTAATCCATTTAACCAAAGAGTTAGGGGAAGTGACCACAGAAGATCGTATCGAAATTTCTCGTGGTACCAAATTATTATTCAGCCAAAAACGTTCTGAATTGCGTGGTATTTGGGCGGAATTAACCCATCAAATGCAACGTTTACGTGATAACCCAGAATGTGCAGACCAAGAGTTTGAAGCGAAGAAAGATCCAGAAAACAAAGGCTTCTCCGCCCATTTAACCTACGACATTAACGAAGATATCGCCGCACCTTACATTGCGACAGGTAAAAAACCGCGCATTGCGATTTTACGTGAACAAGGAGTTAACAGCCATTACGAAATGGCAGCGGCCTTTGACCGTGCGGGCTTTGAAGCGATTGACGTACATATGAGCGATTTACACAACGCTCGCCACCACTTAAAAGACTTCAATGCGTTGGTAGCCTGTGGTGGTTTCTCTTATGGGGACGTGCTTGGCGCGGGTGGCGGTTGGGCGAAATCGATCTTATTTAACCCAATGTTGCGTGAACAGTTTAGCGAGTTCTTTGCTAATCCAAACACTCTTACTTTAGGGGTGTGTAACGGTTGCCAAATGGTTTCTAACCTTGCTGAAATTATCCCAGGTACAGAAGCTTGGCCACGTTTCGTGCGTAATAAATCAGAGCGTTTCGAAGCGCGTGCTGCATTAGTGCGTATTAATGAGACAAATTCACTTTGGTTCCAAAGCATGGCGGGTTCACATATGCCAATTGCGGTGTCGCATGGTGAAGGTCAGGTGGAGTTTAAACATCCTGAACAACTTGCTAACTTACAAGCACAAAACTTAGTTATCGCTCAATATATTGATAACAACCTCAAACCAACAGAGGTGTACCCTGCTAACCCGAACGGCTCAGTATTAGGTATTACCGCCATCGGTAATGCTGACGGACGTGTCGCCATCATGATGCCACACCCAGAACGTGTATTTCGCACGGTTTCTAACTCATGGCACCCAGAAGATTGGAGTGAAGATGGGGCTTGGATGAGATTGTTTAGAAATGCACGTGTTAGTTTGAAATAG
- a CDS encoding DUF262 domain-containing protein, with product MANTDIQEINLVSDDCDDEISLYPSETFKLTTTPNDFNISTIISFLDAGVFKIPDFQRNYVWDINKASKLIESLLIGLPIPQMFLYEKSRNEFFVIDGQQRLMSLYFFVKGKFPKTDARLKIRESAKTGEFISKSLLSNNKLFSNFSLKLDSKNNPQKNRFHDKNYETLEFEDKTTLDLATIRNMIIKPSTDSEDNVQSMFEIFNRLNSGGVNLNNQEIRMSLYHSKFLKELIEMNKNTIWRENLLSKSQEDLRLKDIELILRLFGMLLAGYNSALDKNKNEKIEYQNSMIGFLNNIANSAKNLKDEEISLLKEIWDKFMIECKCSEITGPLISFSTENPKLSITFLESVFFGCCRKAWDEKNINLIQINRRFIEELKEDQNFKDASTGKTSSKTNVIKRLKIAYNKYNFKN from the coding sequence ATGGCTAATACAGATATTCAAGAAATAAACCTAGTAAGTGATGATTGCGATGATGAAATTAGTTTATACCCATCTGAGACTTTTAAATTAACTACAACTCCAAACGACTTCAATATATCCACGATTATATCATTTTTAGATGCTGGTGTATTTAAGATACCTGATTTTCAGAGAAATTATGTATGGGATATAAATAAAGCATCAAAGTTAATTGAATCACTTCTTATAGGTCTACCAATTCCACAGATGTTTTTATATGAAAAATCTAGAAATGAATTTTTTGTTATAGATGGCCAACAAAGACTTATGTCTTTATATTTTTTCGTAAAAGGGAAATTTCCTAAAACTGATGCTAGATTAAAAATAAGAGAAAGCGCCAAAACGGGAGAATTTATAAGCAAGAGTTTATTATCTAACAATAAATTATTTAGCAATTTTTCTTTAAAACTAGACTCTAAAAACAATCCTCAGAAAAATAGATTTCATGATAAAAATTATGAAACTTTAGAATTTGAAGATAAAACAACATTAGACTTGGCCACAATCAGAAATATGATTATAAAACCATCTACTGATAGTGAGGATAACGTACAATCTATGTTCGAAATTTTCAATAGATTAAATAGTGGCGGGGTTAATTTAAATAATCAAGAAATAAGAATGTCACTATACCATTCAAAGTTTTTAAAAGAATTAATTGAAATGAATAAGAATACTATCTGGAGAGAAAATCTACTATCAAAATCCCAAGAGGATTTGAGATTAAAAGATATAGAGTTAATTTTAAGACTATTTGGAATGCTACTAGCAGGATATAATAGCGCTCTAGATAAGAATAAAAATGAAAAAATAGAATATCAAAACTCAATGATAGGGTTTCTAAATAATATAGCTAACTCAGCTAAAAACTTAAAAGATGAAGAAATTTCCTTACTGAAAGAAATCTGGGATAAATTCATGATTGAATGTAAATGTTCTGAAATCACTGGTCCACTAATAAGTTTTTCCACAGAAAACCCTAAACTCAGCATTACATTTTTGGAATCCGTGTTTTTTGGTTGTTGTAGAAAAGCTTGGGACGAAAAGAATATTAATCTAATTCAAATAAATAGAAGATTTATTGAAGAATTAAAAGAAGACCAAAATTTCAAAGATGCTTCCACAGGAAAAACAAGTTCCAAGACAAATGTTATCAAAAGACTGAAGATTGCTTACAATAAATATAACTTTAAAAATTAA
- a CDS encoding TonB-dependent receptor: MRKISYLSLCVISALYNQLAVAQSPLKNTTEHIELEPIFVNTLIESREGAPLSGRLMASEKIIPAYSLKQRGSNLGDALSSELGIHASQFGGGASAPVIRGQEGKRIKVLSSGNETLDMSAMSPDHAVAVDSLLAKKVEILRGANTLLYSSGNAAGVVNVVDNKIPTAEVVGVEGEVGLRTGSADNERLVNVALDVGLSKHFALHLEGLHKKAGDYRTPSYQYQGSTHHKLANSFVDNRSGSVGLSWVGDKGYLGVAYSQRKDKYGLPAHSHLYDEYYMHVLLSDVHWRKPYLKHYPFLMEETDIDYNNPGIDCIKKEWHSHGHLCNHGHAHHGNGQHSHDHHAHADPHIALNTQRWDLRGEWKNPVKGLDKVRFSIAKVGYRHDEKSGAISDNSFKNKGYSARVEFLHQPIAGVSGLIGLSHVYQDSYALDNHTLEYRKQNLLSDHTTAQQSLFLMEHVELGKWQFDIGWRVEKQRIAMKYHFNVPKDERPPEELTRPHKSKAYSYALSANYQLNERHQFNMIVSHQERLPNAQELYAHGKHLATNSFEAGNKNLTKERSNNVELGWGYTGEKLGIKLSGYYQQFSNYIYAAILNNKTSCPWRPNSRCLRSLSDDYPLRLYRYNQAKAKIYGLEAEVSYQISSTHSVSVFGDYVRGKLKDLPSLPIGYKYIYNENYDMVGVQPTGWEKQPDGNAPRMSPMRLGIKWNAYFDNGISFNTQLYRVFAQNKVARLETPTKGHTMLNLGMSYDGKMGNNEYTLFANVNNVLNSRVYNHTSFLSYIPQSGLGLNVGMNFKF; the protein is encoded by the coding sequence ATGAGAAAAATTTCGTACTTATCATTGTGTGTTATTTCGGCACTTTATAACCAACTGGCAGTTGCTCAAAGCCCACTAAAAAATACAACTGAGCATATTGAACTTGAACCGATCTTTGTAAATACGCTGATTGAGAGCAGAGAAGGTGCGCCACTTAGCGGGCGTTTAATGGCAAGTGAAAAAATTATTCCAGCGTATAGCCTTAAACAACGCGGGAGTAATCTTGGTGATGCGTTATCGAGTGAGCTGGGTATTCATGCTAGTCAATTTGGTGGTGGGGCGTCTGCGCCAGTGATCCGTGGACAAGAAGGTAAGCGGATTAAAGTGCTGAGCAGTGGTAATGAAACCTTGGATATGTCTGCTATGTCGCCTGATCATGCTGTGGCAGTGGATAGTCTATTAGCTAAAAAAGTTGAAATTTTACGTGGTGCAAATACCTTGTTGTATAGTTCAGGCAATGCGGCAGGTGTAGTCAATGTGGTTGATAATAAAATTCCTACCGCCGAGGTTGTCGGAGTTGAGGGCGAAGTCGGCTTAAGAACGGGCAGTGCGGACAATGAACGTCTGGTGAATGTGGCATTAGATGTGGGATTATCAAAACATTTTGCGTTACACCTTGAAGGTTTGCACAAAAAAGCCGGTGATTATCGCACACCTTCTTATCAGTATCAGGGGAGCACGCATCATAAATTGGCAAATAGCTTTGTGGATAATCGAAGTGGCAGTGTTGGACTTTCTTGGGTGGGTGATAAAGGTTATTTAGGTGTTGCGTATAGCCAACGTAAAGACAAATATGGGTTACCTGCGCATTCACATCTCTACGATGAATATTATATGCATGTTTTATTATCCGATGTACATTGGCGTAAGCCCTATCTAAAACATTATCCATTTTTAATGGAAGAAACTGACATTGATTATAATAATCCCGGTATTGATTGTATAAAAAAAGAGTGGCATAGCCATGGGCATCTGTGTAATCACGGTCATGCTCATCACGGAAATGGGCAACATAGTCACGATCATCACGCGCATGCCGATCCGCATATTGCGTTAAATACGCAACGTTGGGATTTGCGTGGCGAATGGAAAAATCCAGTAAAAGGCTTAGATAAAGTCCGTTTTTCGATTGCCAAAGTTGGTTATCGCCACGATGAAAAATCAGGGGCGATCTCAGACAATTCATTTAAAAATAAAGGCTATTCAGCACGTGTTGAATTCCTCCATCAGCCGATTGCGGGCGTCAGTGGGTTAATTGGTTTAAGTCATGTATATCAAGATAGCTATGCGTTAGATAATCATACACTTGAATATCGTAAACAAAATCTCCTTTCTGATCATACTACGGCTCAGCAAAGCCTCTTTTTAATGGAGCATGTTGAATTAGGTAAATGGCAATTTGATATTGGTTGGCGTGTGGAAAAACAACGCATTGCGATGAAATATCATTTTAATGTGCCAAAAGATGAGCGGCCACCGGAAGAACTGACTCGACCACATAAATCGAAAGCCTATTCTTATGCTTTATCGGCAAATTATCAATTAAATGAACGACATCAGTTTAATATGATTGTTTCGCATCAAGAACGTTTGCCAAATGCGCAAGAGCTATATGCGCATGGAAAACATTTAGCCACCAATTCTTTTGAAGCGGGAAATAAAAATCTGACAAAAGAACGCTCGAATAATGTCGAATTAGGTTGGGGGTATACAGGGGAAAAATTAGGGATCAAATTAAGTGGCTACTATCAACAGTTTTCTAACTATATTTATGCCGCCATTTTAAATAACAAAACAAGCTGTCCGTGGCGACCTAATTCCCGTTGTTTACGTTCATTAAGCGATGATTATCCATTACGCTTATATCGCTACAATCAAGCGAAAGCAAAGATTTATGGGCTGGAAGCTGAAGTGAGCTATCAAATTTCCTCAACACACAGTGTGTCCGTTTTTGGTGATTACGTGCGGGGTAAGTTAAAAGACCTTCCGTCTCTCCCGATTGGATATAAATATATCTATAACGAAAATTATGACATGGTTGGTGTACAACCAACGGGCTGGGAAAAACAACCTGATGGTAATGCACCTCGTATGTCACCAATGCGTTTAGGCATAAAATGGAATGCGTATTTTGACAACGGCATAAGTTTCAATACGCAGCTTTATCGAGTCTTTGCACAAAACAAAGTGGCACGACTAGAAACACCAACGAAGGGGCATACCATGTTGAATCTTGGCATGAGTTATGATGGTAAGATGGGCAATAATGAGTATACCTTATTTGCCAATGTGAATAATGTGCTAAATAGTAGAGTCTATAATCATACTTCGTTCTTATCCTATATTCCGCAAAGTGGTCTAGGTCTTAATGTGGGAATGAATTTTAAATTCTAA